In one window of Bradyrhizobium diazoefficiens DNA:
- the scpA gene encoding methylmalonyl-CoA mutase, whose amino-acid sequence MSRIPNFADVAFERTATAAPSGSAEPWLTPEGILVKPAYGEADLAGLDFLDTYPGIAPFLRGPYPTMYVNQPWTVRQYAGFSTAEDSNAFYRRNLAAGQKGLSVAFDLATHRGYDSDHPRVGGDVGMAGVAIDSIYDMRTLFAGIPLDQMSVSMTMNGAVLPILALYVAAAGEQGVAPEKLSGTIQNDILKEFMVRNTYIYPPAPSMRIISDIFAFTSQKMPKYNSISISGYHMQEAGATQDLELAYTLADGVEYLRAGLAAGLDVDRFAPRLSFFWAIGMNFFMEVAKLRAARLLWAKLLKPFNPKDPRSLSLRTHSQTSGWSLTAQDVFNNVMRTTVEAMAATQGHTQSLHTNALDEALALPTDFSARIARNTQLFLQQESGTTRIIDPWGGSYYVERLTRDLAAKAWGHIQEVEELGGMAKAIEAGVPKLRIEEASAKTQARIDAGKQAVIGVNKYKPTDEAPIDILKVDNTNVRRLQIDKLTRLKSERSQKDVDAALAALTRSAAEGNGNLLALAIDAARAKATVGEISDAMEKVFGRHRAEIKSITGVYKREASSMGNRVEKVQALIDAFEEAEGRRPRILVAKIGQDGHDRGQKVIASAFADIGFDVDIGPLFATADEAARQAVENDVHILGVSSLAAAHLTAVPELKAALKKQGREDIMIIVGGVVPPQDYDALYAAGAEAIFPPGTVIADAAEELIRKLNARLGHSEAAE is encoded by the coding sequence ATGAGCCGCATTCCCAATTTCGCCGACGTCGCCTTCGAGCGAACCGCGACCGCCGCCCCTTCAGGCAGTGCCGAACCGTGGCTGACGCCCGAGGGCATTCTGGTGAAGCCCGCCTATGGCGAGGCTGATCTCGCCGGGCTCGATTTCCTCGACACCTATCCGGGCATCGCACCGTTCCTGCGCGGCCCCTACCCGACCATGTATGTCAACCAGCCTTGGACGGTCAGGCAATATGCCGGCTTCTCCACGGCGGAGGATTCCAACGCGTTCTACCGCCGCAACTTAGCTGCCGGACAGAAGGGCCTTTCGGTCGCCTTCGATCTCGCCACCCATCGCGGCTATGACTCTGACCATCCGCGCGTCGGCGGCGACGTCGGCATGGCCGGTGTGGCCATCGATTCCATCTACGACATGCGCACGCTGTTTGCGGGCATCCCGCTCGACCAGATGAGCGTGTCCATGACCATGAACGGCGCGGTGCTGCCGATCCTCGCGCTCTATGTCGCTGCCGCCGGCGAACAGGGCGTGGCACCGGAGAAGCTCTCAGGGACGATTCAGAACGACATTCTGAAAGAGTTCATGGTGCGCAACACCTACATCTATCCGCCCGCGCCCTCGATGCGGATCATCTCGGACATCTTTGCCTTCACCTCGCAGAAGATGCCGAAATACAATTCTATTTCCATTTCCGGCTATCACATGCAGGAAGCCGGCGCGACGCAGGACCTCGAGCTCGCCTATACGCTCGCCGACGGCGTCGAATATCTGCGCGCCGGACTTGCCGCAGGCTTGGACGTCGACCGCTTCGCGCCGCGGCTGTCGTTCTTCTGGGCGATCGGCATGAACTTCTTCATGGAAGTCGCGAAGTTGCGCGCTGCGCGGCTGTTGTGGGCAAAGCTGCTGAAGCCGTTCAATCCGAAGGACCCACGCTCGCTGTCACTGCGCACGCATTCCCAGACCTCGGGCTGGTCGCTGACGGCGCAGGACGTCTTCAACAACGTGATGCGCACGACGGTGGAGGCGATGGCGGCAACCCAAGGCCACACCCAGTCGCTGCACACCAACGCGCTCGACGAGGCGCTTGCGCTGCCGACCGATTTCTCGGCGCGCATCGCCCGTAACACCCAGCTGTTCCTGCAGCAGGAAAGCGGCACCACCCGCATCATCGATCCCTGGGGCGGCTCGTATTACGTCGAGCGCCTGACGCGCGACCTCGCGGCGAAAGCCTGGGGCCATATCCAGGAGGTCGAGGAGCTCGGCGGCATGGCCAAGGCCATCGAGGCCGGCGTGCCGAAGCTGCGCATCGAGGAGGCCTCGGCCAAGACCCAGGCCCGGATCGATGCCGGCAAGCAGGCGGTGATCGGCGTCAACAAGTACAAGCCGACGGACGAGGCGCCCATCGATATCCTCAAGGTCGACAACACCAATGTCCGGCGCTTGCAGATCGACAAGCTGACGCGGCTGAAATCCGAGCGTAGCCAGAAGGACGTCGATGCGGCGCTCGCCGCGCTGACGCGCTCGGCCGCCGAAGGCAACGGCAATCTGCTGGCACTCGCGATCGACGCGGCACGGGCGAAGGCGACCGTCGGCGAAATTTCGGACGCGATGGAGAAGGTGTTCGGCCGGCACCGCGCCGAAATAAAATCCATCACCGGCGTCTACAAGCGGGAGGCGTCCAGCATGGGTAACCGGGTCGAGAAGGTTCAGGCGCTGATCGACGCCTTCGAGGAGGCAGAAGGCCGCCGCCCGCGCATCCTGGTCGCCAAGATCGGCCAGGACGGCCACGATCGCGGCCAGAAGGTGATCGCGTCCGCGTTTGCCGATATCGGCTTCGACGTCGACATCGGGCCGCTGTTTGCCACCGCCGACGAAGCGGCGCGGCAGGCGGTCGAGAACGACGTGCATATCCTCGGCGTCTCCTCGCTCGCCGCCGCCCATCTCACGGCAGTGCCGGAATTGAAGGCCGCGCTGAAGAAGCAGGGCCGCGAGGACATCATGATCATCGTCGGCGGCGTGGTGCCACCACAGGATTATGACGCGCTCTATGCGGCCGGCGCCGAGGCCATCTTCCCGCCGGGCACGGTGATCGCGGACGCGGCCGAGGAGCTGATCCGCAAGCTGAACGCCCGGCTCGGGCATAGCGAGGCGGCGGAGTAA
- the meaB gene encoding methylmalonyl Co-A mutase-associated GTPase MeaB, producing MVEKKASLDILSLARDLRAGHRAALARAITLVESRRGDHQALARELVQMLLPDTGKAVRVGITGSPGVGKSTTIDALGTYLIEQGNKVAVLAVDPSSARSGGSILGDKTRMARLSASDDAFVRPSPSSGTLGGVAAKTREAMLLCEAAGFDVVLVETVGIGQSETAVCDMTDFFLALMLPGGGDELQGIKKGLVELADMIAINKADGDNLKRANITAADYRGALHILSPRSEHWHPPVVTYSALAGTGIAELWQKVVEHRKAMNASGEFAARRRDQQVKWMWSMLEQRMLTRLRSEASVRIKVRKIETEVANGHLTPALAAEQILELLQ from the coding sequence ATGGTTGAGAAGAAAGCTTCGCTGGACATCCTATCGCTCGCCCGCGACCTCCGTGCAGGCCATCGCGCGGCGCTGGCGCGGGCCATCACGCTGGTGGAGAGCCGGCGCGGCGACCATCAGGCACTGGCGCGTGAGCTGGTGCAGATGCTGCTGCCGGACACCGGCAAGGCGGTTCGCGTCGGCATTACCGGTTCGCCCGGCGTCGGCAAATCCACCACCATCGATGCGCTCGGCACTTATCTGATCGAGCAAGGCAACAAGGTCGCGGTGCTCGCGGTCGATCCATCCTCGGCCCGCAGCGGCGGCTCGATCCTCGGCGACAAGACGCGAATGGCGCGGCTGTCGGCGTCCGATGATGCCTTCGTCCGTCCCTCGCCATCCTCCGGCACGCTCGGCGGCGTCGCCGCCAAGACGCGCGAGGCGATGCTTCTGTGCGAGGCGGCCGGCTTCGACGTCGTGCTGGTCGAAACCGTCGGCATCGGCCAGTCCGAGACCGCGGTGTGCGACATGACCGACTTCTTCCTCGCGCTGATGTTGCCGGGCGGCGGCGACGAGCTGCAAGGCATCAAGAAGGGCCTGGTCGAACTCGCCGACATGATCGCGATCAACAAGGCCGACGGCGACAATCTCAAGCGCGCCAATATCACGGCCGCGGACTATCGCGGCGCGCTGCACATTCTCAGCCCCCGCTCCGAACACTGGCACCCACCGGTCGTCACCTATTCGGCGCTGGCCGGCACTGGCATCGCCGAGCTCTGGCAAAAGGTCGTCGAACACCGCAAGGCGATGAACGCGTCCGGCGAGTTCGCTGCGCGCCGGCGCGACCAGCAGGTGAAATGGATGTGGTCGATGCTGGAGCAGCGCATGCTGACGCGGCTGCGCAGCGAAGCGTCCGTGCGCATCAAGGTCAGGAAGATCGAAACTGAGGTGGCCAACGGCCATCTCACCCCGGCGCTCGCCGCCGAGCAGATTCTGGAGTTGCTGCAATGA
- a CDS encoding RsiV family protein: protein MALSATCVISAFAADPKPDAVIRNKNIEARIFLEDKIKADAALAADCLAEGRKWLDKNAADAAASRKEDPQFFRDGGWDFERKYSIRSVVADRYVSILRDDYMDTHGAHPNSDVNTILWDRSENKRISIRPFFTETADNGATMKAMVKAVIASLKIEKKKRDTSETATEEWFKGVEPSLLKIGAVTLAPSTEAGKSSGLTFHYPPYAVGPYAEGQYVAYVPWETLKPYLTPEGVRIFGGARPKGDADEQP from the coding sequence ATGGCGCTTAGCGCAACGTGCGTGATATCCGCTTTCGCCGCCGACCCCAAACCCGACGCCGTCATCAGAAACAAGAACATCGAAGCGCGAATCTTCCTCGAGGACAAGATCAAGGCCGATGCGGCACTGGCGGCCGATTGCCTGGCCGAGGGCAGGAAGTGGCTCGACAAGAACGCGGCTGACGCCGCCGCCTCGCGCAAGGAGGATCCGCAGTTCTTCAGGGACGGCGGCTGGGATTTCGAGCGCAAATATTCGATTCGCTCCGTCGTCGCCGATCGCTATGTCAGCATCCTCCGCGACGACTACATGGATACCCACGGTGCCCATCCCAATTCCGACGTGAACACGATCCTGTGGGACAGGTCCGAGAACAAGCGCATCTCGATCCGTCCGTTCTTCACGGAGACCGCCGACAACGGGGCGACCATGAAGGCGATGGTGAAGGCGGTGATCGCCTCGTTGAAAATCGAGAAGAAGAAGCGCGACACCAGCGAGACCGCGACAGAGGAATGGTTCAAGGGCGTCGAGCCGAGCCTGCTCAAGATTGGCGCGGTGACGCTGGCGCCCTCGACGGAAGCCGGCAAGAGTTCCGGGCTCACCTTCCACTACCCGCCCTATGCGGTCGGTCCCTACGCCGAGGGCCAGTATGTCGCGTATGTGCCGTGGGAAACGCTGAAGCCATATCTCACACCGGAGGGTGTGCGCATTTTCGGCGGCGCTCGGCCGAAGGGCGACGCTGACGAGCAGCCATAG
- a CDS encoding TIGR03809 family protein: MTLRKQVGQLAGQSAAGSRDIAARWCALAEQRLEHLSEMFETGRWRRYHSELAFLENIQEAKRAVQTWRAIATGGDVAAAAASVTSAFGWSPATLARTAPREQAQTMQPKAVYIVPETAVPVRLEPQPDVLAEIVEAPIAPVASIASFLQTFSPPAAEIVAAPERVVEFTFSLDGIEAKYPLLRNTF, from the coding sequence ATGACACTTCGCAAACAGGTTGGCCAACTGGCTGGCCAAAGCGCGGCTGGAAGCCGCGACATTGCGGCACGCTGGTGCGCTCTCGCCGAACAGCGGCTGGAACATCTCTCCGAAATGTTCGAGACCGGACGCTGGCGCCGCTACCATTCCGAACTCGCATTTCTCGAAAACATCCAGGAAGCCAAGCGCGCGGTGCAGACCTGGCGCGCCATCGCGACAGGCGGGGACGTCGCCGCAGCCGCCGCGAGCGTGACCTCCGCATTCGGCTGGTCGCCGGCGACCTTGGCGCGGACCGCCCCGCGGGAGCAGGCCCAGACCATGCAGCCAAAGGCCGTGTACATCGTGCCCGAGACCGCCGTGCCGGTCAGGCTCGAGCCCCAGCCGGACGTGCTCGCCGAAATCGTCGAGGCTCCAATTGCACCGGTCGCGTCGATAGCGTCCTTCCTGCAGACCTTCTCGCCACCGGCCGCCGAAATCGTCGCGGCCCCCGAACGCGTGGTCGAATTCACCTTCAGCCTCGACGGCATCGAGGCGAAGTACCCGCTGCTGCGCAATACGTTCTAA
- a CDS encoding nucleotidyltransferase family protein, with amino-acid sequence MTRDDIIAAIRRNAHAIKGKGVSKLAIFGSRARDDYQPDSDIDILVEVEADASFSLLNLIDVEHIIEDATGLQAQATVRRSASPRFAQRISDDILEVF; translated from the coding sequence ATGACACGTGACGACATCATTGCTGCCATACGTAGGAACGCCCATGCCATCAAAGGCAAAGGCGTGTCGAAGCTCGCCATCTTCGGCTCGCGCGCCCGCGACGATTATCAGCCGGACAGCGACATCGATATTCTTGTCGAGGTCGAAGCGGACGCGTCCTTCTCGCTGCTCAACCTAATTGATGTCGAACACATCATCGAGGATGCGACGGGCTTGCAGGCTCAGGCGACCGTACGACGATCCGCCTCTCCCCGCTTTGCGCAGCGTATCTCTGACGACATCCTCGAAGTCTTTTGA
- a CDS encoding GFA family protein — protein sequence MTDASKSVLTGGCQCGAVRFALTATPNKISICHCRMCQKATGAPFASFADINRTDFSWTKGEPKFFRSSSIADRGYCAACGTPLSFGRIDGERIEIMTGAFDRPDRLVPTRQFGTESRLGWVVGIANLPSQTTQQNYGPEKMATIVSHQHPDHD from the coding sequence ATGACCGACGCGAGCAAATCCGTTCTCACCGGCGGCTGCCAATGCGGCGCGGTGCGCTTTGCACTGACGGCGACGCCGAACAAGATTTCAATCTGCCATTGCCGGATGTGCCAGAAGGCGACCGGCGCGCCGTTCGCCTCCTTCGCTGACATCAACCGGACGGATTTTTCGTGGACCAAGGGAGAGCCGAAGTTCTTCCGCTCGTCCTCGATCGCCGATCGCGGCTATTGCGCCGCCTGCGGTACCCCACTCAGCTTCGGCCGCATCGACGGCGAGCGGATCGAGATCATGACCGGCGCGTTCGACCGGCCAGACCGGCTGGTGCCGACGCGTCAGTTCGGAACTGAATCCCGCCTCGGCTGGGTGGTCGGCATCGCCAACCTGCCGAGCCAGACTACGCAGCAGAATTACGGGCCGGAGAAGATGGCGACCATCGTCAGCCACCAGCATCCGGACCATGATTGA
- a CDS encoding tripartite tricarboxylate transporter substrate binding protein, whose translation MPGITRRTFAASSVAAATSALLTPAHAQAYPARPVTLIVPWGAGGGTDATARIVATLLEKELGQPFNVVNRTGGSGIVGHAEVATAPPDGYTIGMLTVEIAMLHWQAMTHLTPRNFTPLALMNEDPPGIQVSATSPYKTVKELVDAIKLAPPGRFKASGTGQGGIWHLALVGWMQAMGLPANEVAWSASNGAAPAMQDLVAGSLDLTTCSVPEARATIEAGQARSLAIMAHARNPIFPDVPTLKESLGVDYSTSSWRGIGGPRGLPPAIAARLTAALKKVYDSPAFKDFMTGRGFGTVWRDAGQFSTFMDQADRQMGQAMKAAGFAKA comes from the coding sequence ATGCCAGGGATCACGCGCCGCACATTCGCGGCCTCTTCTGTGGCTGCCGCCACGTCCGCTCTCCTCACGCCTGCGCACGCGCAAGCCTATCCGGCGCGGCCGGTGACCTTGATCGTGCCCTGGGGTGCGGGTGGCGGCACGGATGCGACCGCGCGCATCGTCGCCACGCTGCTGGAGAAGGAGCTCGGCCAGCCCTTCAATGTCGTCAACCGCACTGGCGGGTCCGGTATCGTCGGCCACGCCGAGGTCGCGACCGCGCCGCCGGATGGCTACACCATCGGCATGCTGACCGTGGAAATCGCGATGCTGCATTGGCAGGCCATGACGCATCTGACGCCGCGGAATTTCACGCCGCTGGCGTTAATGAACGAAGATCCGCCGGGCATCCAGGTCTCCGCGACCTCGCCGTACAAAACGGTGAAGGAGCTCGTGGACGCCATCAAGCTGGCGCCGCCGGGAAGGTTCAAGGCCTCGGGCACGGGACAAGGCGGCATCTGGCATCTCGCCCTCGTCGGCTGGATGCAGGCGATGGGATTGCCGGCAAACGAAGTCGCGTGGTCGGCGTCGAATGGCGCGGCACCGGCCATGCAGGACCTCGTCGCGGGCAGCCTCGATCTCACCACCTGCTCGGTGCCGGAGGCGCGCGCCACCATCGAGGCCGGCCAGGCGCGGAGCCTCGCGATCATGGCGCATGCGCGCAATCCGATCTTCCCCGACGTGCCCACGCTGAAAGAGTCACTCGGCGTGGACTATTCCACCAGCTCATGGCGCGGCATCGGCGGGCCCAGAGGCCTGCCCCCGGCGATCGCCGCCAGGCTGACTGCGGCCCTGAAGAAGGTCTACGACTCGCCCGCCTTCAAGGACTTCATGACCGGACGTGGCTTTGGCACCGTCTGGCGCGATGCTGGCCAGTTCTCGACCTTCATGGACCAGGCGGATCGCCAGATGGGGCAAGCCATGAAGGCGGCCGGGTTCGCCAAGGCCTGA
- a CDS encoding pyroglutamyl-peptidase I, with protein MSQKLCILLTGFGPFPGAPHNPTQPLVARLAQLRRPALDDVELSSHIFPVTYAAVDRQLPEVLAKVKPDALLMFGLAARTPYLRVESRARNAVTMLWPDAANTRSSKRGIAGHADAMIFGPHTARLLRAARLTGIDARASRDAGAYLCNYLSWRAIENVRAGGPRLAAFIHIPLLARSGAVRRKGAPRITLDELVDAGEAMLMEMAQLARKGRIS; from the coding sequence ATGAGCCAAAAGCTCTGCATCCTCCTCACCGGCTTCGGTCCATTTCCCGGGGCGCCGCACAATCCGACCCAGCCGCTGGTGGCGCGGCTGGCGCAACTGCGCCGTCCCGCGCTCGACGATGTCGAGCTATCGAGCCATATCTTTCCGGTTACCTACGCCGCGGTCGACCGGCAATTGCCGGAGGTGCTGGCGAAGGTAAAACCGGACGCGCTGCTGATGTTCGGCCTCGCTGCGCGCACGCCCTATTTGCGCGTCGAGAGCCGGGCGCGCAACGCCGTCACCATGCTGTGGCCCGATGCCGCCAACACGCGCTCCAGCAAGCGCGGCATCGCCGGTCATGCCGACGCCATGATTTTCGGTCCGCACACGGCAAGGCTGCTGCGCGCCGCGCGGCTCACCGGCATCGATGCGCGCGCCTCGCGCGATGCCGGCGCCTATCTCTGCAACTATCTGAGCTGGCGCGCGATCGAGAACGTCAGGGCCGGCGGGCCGCGGCTGGCGGCATTCATCCATATCCCGCTGCTTGCGCGCAGCGGCGCGGTGCGGCGCAAGGGTGCGCCACGGATCACGCTGGATGAACTGGTGGATGCCGGGGAAGCGATGCTGATGGAGATGGCCCAATTGGCAAGGAAGGGACGCATTTCGTAG
- a CDS encoding methylmalonyl-CoA mutase family protein translates to MTSVTDDLPLAADFPKATDEDWRKLVDGVLKGAPFEKLVGKTYDGLKIKPLYPRAKGVAPVVGRAAAAPWQIMQRVDHPDATLANAQALQDLENGATGLSLVFAGGNGSHGFGVEPTADAVAKVFRDIHLDAGIGIELQVGPQSRMAAIHVAEYVTSNGIDPAACDIRFGLDPLAACAVWGHSPYSWEEIVPAVTGGIKGLAGLGFKGPFASADGRVIHDAGGSEVQELAFVLACGVAYLRAIESAGVALEQAQGMVYARLAADADQFLSMAKFRALRLLWAHIETACGLAPKPLFVAADTAWRMLTQRDPYVNMLRATIATFAAGLAGANAITVLPHTLALGLPDPFARRVARNTQLLLLEESNLAKVSDPAAGSGGIETLTAQLCDAAWALFQESEKAGGAFAALQQGLFQSKVAAARKARDANIAKRRDVLTGASEFPNLHERATAVLTATPIALAPYGEQKFKFDALIPIRLAQPFEALRDKSDAALKARGARPRVFLANLGTAADFTARATFAKSFFEAGGIEALDNEGFVDPAKLAAAFKASGAELACLCSSDGVYAGQAEAAAQALQTAGGRHIYLAGRPAEAEAGLRAAGVTGFVFAGGDALATLQDAYLRMEQA, encoded by the coding sequence ATGACCTCCGTGACTGACGATCTGCCGCTGGCGGCCGATTTTCCCAAGGCGACGGACGAGGACTGGCGCAAGCTGGTCGACGGCGTGCTGAAGGGCGCACCGTTCGAGAAGCTGGTCGGCAAGACCTATGACGGCTTGAAGATCAAGCCGCTCTATCCGCGCGCCAAGGGCGTTGCGCCGGTGGTGGGGCGGGCCGCGGCCGCACCGTGGCAGATCATGCAGCGGGTCGATCATCCCGACGCGACGCTAGCGAACGCGCAGGCCTTGCAGGACCTGGAAAACGGCGCCACCGGACTTTCGCTGGTGTTCGCCGGCGGCAATGGCAGCCACGGCTTCGGCGTGGAACCGACGGCCGATGCGGTCGCGAAAGTGTTCAGGGATATTCATCTCGATGCCGGCATCGGCATCGAGCTCCAGGTCGGTCCGCAATCGCGGATGGCTGCGATCCATGTCGCGGAATATGTGACGAGCAACGGCATCGATCCTGCGGCCTGCGACATCCGCTTCGGGCTCGATCCGCTCGCGGCCTGCGCGGTGTGGGGCCACAGTCCCTATAGCTGGGAAGAGATCGTTCCCGCCGTCACCGGCGGCATCAAGGGCCTCGCCGGGCTCGGCTTCAAGGGACCGTTTGCTTCCGCCGACGGACGTGTGATCCATGACGCAGGGGGATCGGAGGTGCAGGAGCTTGCGTTCGTGCTCGCCTGCGGTGTTGCCTATCTGCGCGCGATCGAAAGCGCCGGCGTTGCACTGGAACAGGCGCAGGGCATGGTCTATGCGCGACTTGCCGCCGATGCGGACCAGTTCTTGAGCATGGCAAAATTCCGAGCGCTGCGGCTGCTTTGGGCGCACATCGAGACGGCCTGCGGGCTGGCGCCCAAACCGCTCTTCGTTGCCGCCGACACCGCCTGGCGGATGCTGACACAGCGTGACCCTTACGTGAACATGCTGCGTGCAACCATCGCGACGTTCGCAGCCGGACTTGCCGGCGCCAACGCGATCACGGTGCTGCCGCATACGCTGGCGCTCGGGCTGCCCGATCCGTTCGCGCGGCGCGTGGCACGCAACACGCAACTTCTGCTGCTCGAAGAAAGCAACCTCGCCAAGGTCAGCGATCCCGCGGCCGGCTCCGGCGGCATCGAGACGCTCACGGCGCAGCTTTGCGATGCGGCCTGGGCGCTGTTCCAGGAGAGCGAGAAGGCCGGCGGCGCTTTTGCGGCGCTTCAGCAGGGCCTGTTCCAGAGCAAGGTTGCCGCAGCGCGAAAAGCGCGTGACGCCAACATCGCAAAGCGCCGCGACGTGCTGACGGGAGCCAGCGAGTTTCCGAACCTGCACGAGAGAGCGACGGCGGTGCTGACGGCGACGCCGATCGCGCTCGCACCTTACGGTGAGCAGAAGTTCAAGTTCGACGCGCTCATCCCGATCAGGCTCGCGCAACCGTTCGAGGCATTGCGCGACAAATCCGATGCGGCGCTGAAGGCACGCGGTGCGCGGCCAAGGGTGTTTTTGGCCAATCTCGGCACGGCGGCCGATTTCACCGCGCGCGCGACATTTGCAAAAAGCTTCTTCGAGGCCGGCGGCATCGAGGCCCTCGACAACGAGGGTTTTGTCGATCCGGCCAAGCTGGCCGCCGCCTTCAAGGCCTCCGGCGCGGAGCTCGCCTGCCTCTGTTCCAGCGACGGGGTCTATGCCGGCCAAGCGGAAGCGGCCGCCCAGGCCCTGCAAACCGCAGGCGGCCGACATATCTATCTGGCAGGCCGCCCGGCTGAGGCCGAGGCGGGCCTGCGGGCCGCTGGCGTCACGGGTTTTGTTTTCGCCGGGGGCGATGCGCTTGCCACGCTGCAAGACGCCTATTTGCGGATGGAACAGGCATGA
- a CDS encoding TIGR03808 family TAT-translocated repetitive protein, giving the protein MGLNRRHLIRASTAGIAGALAMPADAARAAPLTSLLGRDATQYGVRPGVAEDQTRALQRAIDEAARAQMPLALPPGVYRTGLLRLPNGAQLIGVRGATKLVFTGGASAIQSDGSDSIGLTGLTFDGGGVPLPTRRGLIHVLGGRDVRITDCEITGSGGSGIWLEQVSGEISGNILTNIAVTAVVSFDAKGLSVSRNTVIGTNDNGIEILRTAIGDDSTLVTDNRIENIKAGPGGSGQYGNAINAFRAGNVIVRGNRIKNCDYSAVRGNSASNIHISGNSVSDVREVALYSEFAFEAAVIANNIVDGAAVGVSVCNFNEGGRIAVVQGNIIRNLIPKRPIGTAPDDDAGVGIYIEADTSVTGNVIENAPSYGIVAGWGKYLRDVVISGNVIRKALAGVGVSVVPGAGTALVNNNMISETPRGAVVGLEHARAVTADLSADGAQRFAQVIVGGNAVR; this is encoded by the coding sequence ATGGGCCTCAATCGTCGCCATCTCATCAGAGCTTCGACCGCCGGCATCGCCGGCGCGCTCGCCATGCCGGCAGACGCCGCTCGCGCGGCACCGCTGACGTCCCTGCTCGGCCGCGATGCGACCCAATATGGCGTGCGGCCCGGCGTAGCCGAGGATCAGACGCGCGCGCTCCAGCGGGCCATCGATGAGGCCGCGCGTGCGCAGATGCCACTGGCGCTGCCGCCTGGGGTCTACCGAACCGGATTGCTGCGGCTGCCGAACGGTGCACAGCTGATCGGCGTGCGTGGCGCGACCAAGCTCGTCTTCACCGGCGGGGCTTCGGCGATCCAGAGCGACGGATCGGACTCAATCGGCCTCACCGGTCTCACCTTCGACGGCGGCGGCGTTCCGCTGCCGACCCGGCGCGGACTGATCCATGTCCTCGGCGGGCGCGACGTCCGCATCACCGATTGCGAGATCACCGGCTCCGGCGGCAGCGGCATTTGGCTCGAGCAGGTGTCGGGCGAGATTTCCGGCAACATTCTTACGAACATCGCGGTGACGGCGGTGGTCTCGTTCGACGCCAAGGGCCTCAGCGTGTCCCGCAACACCGTTATCGGCACCAACGACAACGGCATCGAGATCCTGCGCACCGCGATCGGCGACGACAGCACGCTGGTCACTGATAACCGCATCGAGAACATCAAGGCCGGCCCCGGCGGCTCCGGCCAGTACGGCAACGCCATCAACGCCTTCCGCGCCGGCAACGTGATCGTGCGCGGCAACCGCATCAAGAACTGCGACTATTCCGCGGTGCGCGGCAATTCGGCCTCCAACATCCACATATCAGGCAACAGCGTCAGCGACGTGCGCGAGGTCGCGCTCTATTCCGAGTTCGCGTTCGAGGCCGCGGTGATTGCGAACAACATTGTCGACGGCGCCGCAGTCGGCGTCTCCGTCTGCAATTTCAACGAGGGCGGCCGCATCGCGGTGGTCCAGGGCAACATCATCCGCAATCTGATCCCGAAGCGGCCGATCGGCACCGCACCGGACGACGATGCGGGCGTCGGCATCTATATCGAGGCGGACACTTCGGTGACCGGCAATGTGATCGAAAACGCGCCGTCCTACGGCATCGTCGCCGGCTGGGGCAAATATCTGCGCGACGTCGTGATCTCGGGCAATGTGATCCGCAAGGCGCTGGCCGGCGTCGGCGTCTCCGTCGTGCCGGGCGCCGGCACCGCACTCGTCAACAACAACATGATCTCGGAAACCCCGCGCGGCGCCGTGGTCGGGCTGGAGCACGCGCGAGCCGTGACCGCGGACCTGTCGGCAGACGGTGCGCAAAGATTTGCGCAAGTGATAGTCGGCGGGAATGCGGTGCGGTAG